One Thiocapsa sp. genomic window carries:
- a CDS encoding heavy metal translocating P-type ATPase codes for MTQEVRIGVGGMSCASCVARVERAIARAPGVDSATVNLASGMAVVHFDQASVPTLLDAVRGAGYEPVIESVTLGVGGMTCASCVARVERAIQAVPGVIEATVNLGTESATVGYLPATASPERIAQAIRAAGYEPAAPEQRAETDAMRKGQELRRLAGDLRVAASLTLPLLLISMGPMVVPGLHTLMVTLAPTSLWAWLELVLATPVLFWSGRRFLLRGLTELRHRSPGMDSLVMLGSGAAYLYSLLALTLPGMFPAGTVHLYFEAAAVIVTLILLGRYLEAVAKGRTSQAIRRLVNLQPKTARIVGPDGETEIPADAVVPGDVIQVRPGERIPVDGTLTEGGSRVDESMISGEPVPVRKDPGDEVIGGTLNQTGAFRYRATRVGAETVLAQIIRLVEDAQSGKPPIQRVADRIAAVFVPVVMVVALVTFAVWLWLGPAPPLSYAFVAAVSVLLIACPCAMGLATPTAIMVATGRGAALGILVRNGAALETLARVDTLVLDKTGTLTEGHPALTALHAYGMDEDAALALTAAVEHHSEHPIAAAIVAEAKARGLTLPEATQIEAEPGFGIGGQVDGQRIAVGARRWMERLSVPLDSASEVAERLGAESQTPLYVAADQRLIAVLAVADPIKAGSREAIAQLRALGLEVGMLTGDGRRTAEAIARQVGITRVLAEVLPADKAAEVKRLQAEGRRVAFVGDGINDAPALAQADVGIAIGTGTDIAVEAGEVILMQGDLRGTATAIALARKTLRTIRINFFWAYAYNVALIPLAAGVFFPLTGWLLNPMLAAAAMSVSSLFVVTNSLRLRRFGQAAQGSRQRAAKSS; via the coding sequence GGCGGCATGAGCTGCGCCTCCTGCGTGGCGCGGGTGGAGCGCGCCATCGCCCGCGCGCCGGGCGTGGACTCGGCGACGGTGAACCTCGCGTCCGGGATGGCGGTGGTGCATTTCGACCAGGCGAGCGTGCCGACCCTGCTCGATGCGGTGCGCGGCGCCGGTTACGAGCCGGTGATCGAGTCGGTCACCTTGGGCGTCGGCGGCATGACCTGCGCGTCCTGTGTGGCGCGCGTGGAACGGGCCATTCAAGCCGTACCGGGCGTCATCGAGGCGACCGTCAATCTCGGCACCGAATCGGCGACCGTCGGCTATCTCCCCGCCACGGCGAGCCCGGAGCGCATCGCCCAAGCGATCCGCGCGGCCGGCTACGAGCCGGCGGCGCCCGAGCAACGGGCGGAGACGGACGCGATGCGCAAGGGGCAGGAGCTGCGCCGGCTCGCGGGCGATCTGCGCGTCGCCGCGTCTCTGACCCTGCCGTTGTTGCTGATCAGCATGGGGCCGATGGTCGTGCCGGGGCTCCATACCCTGATGGTCACGCTGGCGCCGACGAGCCTATGGGCCTGGCTCGAGCTGGTGCTGGCCACCCCGGTGCTCTTCTGGTCCGGGCGGCGCTTCCTCCTAAGGGGTCTGACCGAGCTGCGGCATCGCAGCCCCGGCATGGACAGCCTGGTCATGCTCGGCAGCGGCGCGGCCTATCTCTACTCGTTGCTGGCACTGACCCTGCCCGGGATGTTTCCCGCCGGGACGGTCCATCTCTATTTCGAGGCCGCCGCGGTCATCGTCACCCTGATCCTGCTCGGGCGTTATCTCGAGGCTGTCGCCAAGGGACGCACCTCGCAGGCCATTCGACGTCTGGTGAACCTCCAGCCCAAGACCGCCCGTATCGTCGGCCCGGACGGCGAGACCGAGATCCCCGCCGACGCGGTCGTCCCGGGCGACGTCATCCAGGTACGACCGGGCGAGCGCATCCCGGTCGACGGCACCCTGACCGAGGGCGGCAGCCGGGTCGACGAATCCATGATCAGCGGCGAGCCGGTGCCGGTGCGCAAGGATCCCGGAGACGAGGTCATCGGCGGCACACTCAACCAAACCGGGGCCTTCCGTTACCGCGCCACCCGCGTGGGCGCCGAGACGGTGCTGGCGCAGATCATCCGGCTGGTCGAGGACGCCCAATCCGGCAAACCGCCGATCCAGCGCGTCGCCGACCGGATTGCGGCCGTCTTCGTGCCGGTGGTCATGGTCGTCGCGCTCGTGACCTTCGCGGTCTGGCTGTGGTTGGGTCCGGCGCCGCCCTTGAGCTACGCCTTCGTCGCCGCGGTCAGCGTGCTGCTGATCGCCTGTCCCTGCGCCATGGGGCTCGCAACCCCGACCGCCATCATGGTCGCCACCGGACGCGGCGCGGCCTTGGGGATCCTCGTCCGCAACGGCGCCGCGCTCGAGACGCTGGCCCGCGTCGATACACTCGTTCTGGACAAGACCGGGACCTTGACCGAAGGCCATCCGGCGCTGACCGCGCTCCACGCCTACGGCATGGACGAGGACGCTGCGCTGGCGCTCACGGCTGCCGTCGAGCATCACAGCGAGCATCCGATCGCCGCGGCCATCGTCGCGGAGGCCAAGGCACGGGGACTGACCCTGCCGGAGGCCACGCAGATCGAAGCAGAGCCCGGGTTCGGCATTGGGGGCCAGGTCGACGGGCAGCGAATCGCGGTCGGCGCACGGCGCTGGATGGAGCGGCTGTCGGTGCCTTTGGACTCGGCGAGCGAGGTTGCCGAGCGACTCGGCGCCGAGAGCCAAACCCCGCTCTATGTCGCGGCGGATCAACGCCTGATCGCGGTCCTTGCGGTCGCGGATCCCATCAAGGCCGGCAGCAGAGAGGCGATCGCGCAACTGCGTGCGCTGGGGCTCGAGGTCGGGATGCTGACCGGTGACGGTCGCCGGACCGCCGAGGCGATCGCACGCCAAGTCGGCATCACGCGCGTCCTCGCCGAGGTGCTGCCGGCGGACAAGGCCGCCGAGGTCAAGCGTCTGCAAGCGGAAGGGCGTCGCGTCGCCTTCGTCGGCGACGGCATCAACGACGCCCCTGCCCTTGCGCAGGCGGATGTCGGCATCGCCATCGGCACGGGCACCGATATCGCGGTGGAGGCCGGCGAGGTGATCCTGATGCAGGGCGACCTGCGCGGCACCGCCACCGCGATCGCGCTGGCGCGCAAGACGCTGCGCACCATCCGCATCAACTTCTTCTGGGCCTATGCCTACAACGTCGCGCTCATCCCGCTCGCGGCCGGCGTCTTCTTCCCGCTCACCGGATGGCTGCTCAACCCCATGCTCGCCGCCGCCGCCATGAGCGTGTCGAGCCTGTTCGTCGTCACCAACAGCCTACGGCTGCGGCGATTCGGTCAAGCAGCGCAGGGCTCCCGCCAGCGTGCCGCCAAGTCATCGTAA
- a CDS encoding AbrB/MazE/SpoVT family DNA-binding domain-containing protein yields MTSIVLDIKHWGNNLGVRLPAAIARAAHLHADQRVNITVEGERVIITPIRDERLTLEQRLACFDPERHGGEAMPAEKALGAEQW; encoded by the coding sequence TTGACCTCAATCGTTCTCGACATCAAGCACTGGGGCAACAACCTCGGTGTGCGCTTGCCCGCGGCCATCGCCCGGGCTGCCCATCTGCACGCCGACCAGCGTGTCAACATCACCGTGGAAGGCGAACGGGTCATCATCACGCCGATTCGCGACGAACGACTGACTCTGGAACAACGCCTGGCCTGCTTCGATCCCGAACGCCACGGCGGCGAAGCCATGCCCGCCGAGAAGGCTCTTGGCGCCGAACAATGGTGA
- a CDS encoding AAA family ATPase, translating to MRLRALLVALLRQVAAPEHPLVLFLDDLQWADQPSLDFIGALLEDTALRGLLLIGAYRDNEVDAAHPLLRLLRCCANRQPPARRSRC from the coding sequence GTGCGTTTGCGCGCACTCTTGGTCGCCCTGCTGCGCCAAGTCGCCGCGCCCGAGCATCCGCTGGTGCTGTTTCTCGACGACCTGCAATGGGCCGACCAACCGTCGCTGGACTTCATCGGGGCACTGCTCGAAGACACGGCGCTGCGTGGTCTCTTGTTGATCGGGGCCTATCGCGACAACGAGGTCGACGCGGCCCACCCGCTCCTGCGCCTGCTGCGCTGCTGCGCCAACCGACAGCCACCGGCGCGCCGGTCCAGGTGCTGA
- a CDS encoding cysteine hydrolase family protein produces MRWKTAYRSFYYAQAPEPEDLVLDPAETALLCIDVQNLYLEIPADPQEAARWFPFHRRMREIVIPTTRGLQDAFRAKGMDVIHARIACLLDDGRDRSLSQKKPGWNALLLPKDSAASQLVPELAPLPGEILVTKTTDSALTGTNLRLILANLGIRNVVLTGIFTDQCVSSTVRSLADESFNVIVVEDGCAAGTDELHRRELEIINMIYCQVLGSVELRAIMGL; encoded by the coding sequence ATGCGCTGGAAGACCGCCTATCGCTCCTTCTACTACGCGCAGGCACCCGAGCCCGAGGACCTGGTGCTGGACCCGGCCGAGACGGCGCTGCTGTGCATCGACGTGCAGAACCTCTATCTGGAGATCCCGGCCGATCCGCAGGAGGCCGCGCGCTGGTTCCCCTTCCATCGGCGCATGCGCGAGATCGTGATCCCGACCACGCGCGGGCTGCAGGACGCCTTTCGCGCGAAGGGGATGGACGTGATCCACGCGCGCATCGCCTGCCTGCTCGACGACGGGCGGGACCGCTCGCTCAGTCAGAAGAAGCCGGGCTGGAACGCGCTGCTGCTGCCCAAGGACAGCGCGGCGAGCCAACTGGTCCCGGAGCTGGCGCCGCTCCCCGGCGAGATCCTGGTGACCAAGACCACCGACAGCGCCTTGACCGGGACGAACCTGCGTTTGATCCTCGCCAATCTGGGTATCCGCAACGTCGTGCTGACCGGGATCTTCACCGATCAATGCGTCTCCTCCACGGTGCGCAGCCTCGCCGACGAGAGCTTCAACGTCATCGTGGTCGAGGACGGCTGTGCCGCAGGCACCGACGAGCTGCACCGGCGCGAGCTGGAGATCATCAACATGATCTACTGCCAGGTGCTCGGCAGCGTGGAGCTGCGGGCGATCATGGGACTTTGA
- a CDS encoding efflux RND transporter periplasmic adaptor subunit: MKRLTKFLLPVLILAVGFGVFQYLKQTRPERPPAEIVERVWRIEAETVEPRRLSPGLELYGSVQTPDLLRAAASAQARVAGVLVREGDRVEAGQLLVELDPRDFSFRLAQARARIDELEAQVESEQTGHETDLAALEQERKLLAIAQDGVERASQLTKQRVGSQTDLDIAEQELARQALAVSNREMNIADFPARRRALEARRASARAGLEEIALELERAPVVAPYDAIIAKVSVTAGDQVRKDDILLTLYAIDSLEVRARIPAPFQAELSASLQAEGRLPATATVGERTLKLSLERLAGEASASGIDGLFDIEDEEGLLRAGQMIALRLDRPPRDGVVPAPFGAVYGGDRVYTLVDGRMKGVSVRSLGSWFTETGEERLLVQAPDLAAGDRLIVTHMPNAVDGLRVEAVQ, from the coding sequence GTGAAGCGCCTGACCAAGTTCTTGTTGCCCGTCCTGATCCTCGCCGTCGGTTTCGGAGTTTTTCAGTACCTTAAGCAGACCCGCCCCGAGCGTCCTCCGGCGGAGATCGTCGAACGTGTCTGGCGGATCGAGGCCGAGACGGTGGAGCCGCGTCGGCTCTCCCCCGGGCTTGAGCTGTACGGCAGCGTGCAGACGCCGGACCTCCTGCGAGCGGCGGCCTCGGCGCAGGCGCGTGTTGCCGGGGTGCTGGTGCGCGAGGGCGATCGTGTCGAGGCCGGACAACTCCTGGTCGAGCTTGATCCCCGTGATTTCAGCTTTCGTCTCGCACAGGCGCGGGCCCGGATCGACGAGCTCGAGGCGCAGGTCGAGAGCGAGCAAACCGGGCACGAGACCGATCTCGCCGCGCTCGAGCAGGAGCGCAAGCTGCTCGCGATCGCGCAAGACGGGGTGGAGCGCGCCTCGCAGCTGACCAAGCAAAGGGTCGGCTCCCAAACCGACCTGGATATCGCCGAGCAGGAACTGGCCCGCCAAGCACTGGCCGTGAGCAACCGCGAGATGAACATCGCGGACTTCCCGGCGCGCCGACGCGCGCTCGAGGCAAGACGCGCGAGCGCGCGGGCGGGTCTCGAGGAGATTGCGCTCGAGCTCGAGCGTGCGCCGGTGGTTGCCCCCTACGACGCCATCATCGCCAAGGTCTCGGTCACGGCGGGCGATCAGGTGCGCAAGGACGATATCCTCTTGACGCTCTACGCGATCGACAGCCTGGAGGTCCGCGCGCGGATCCCGGCGCCCTTTCAGGCGGAGTTGAGCGCCTCCCTGCAGGCCGAGGGCCGACTGCCGGCGACGGCCACCGTCGGGGAGCGCACGCTCAAGCTCTCGCTGGAGCGGCTTGCCGGCGAGGCCAGCGCGAGCGGGATCGACGGACTCTTCGATATCGAGGACGAGGAGGGTCTCCTGCGTGCCGGTCAGATGATCGCGTTGCGCCTGGATCGGCCGCCTCGGGATGGCGTGGTGCCGGCCCCCTTCGGTGCGGTCTACGGCGGTGATCGGGTCTACACGCTCGTCGACGGGCGCATGAAGGGCGTGTCCGTGCGCAGTCTCGGGAGCTGGTTTACCGAGACCGGCGAGGAGCGACTGCTGGTGCAGGCGCCCGATCTCGCGGCCGGCGATCGCCTGATCGTGACCCACATGCCCAACGCGGTTGATGGGCTGCGGGTGGAGGCGGTGCAGTGA
- a CDS encoding type II toxin-antitoxin system PemK/MazF family toxin, whose product MVKAVKAWAPNRQDVIWIDCNPQRGQEMRDVHPFLVLSPKAFNERTSLVIGLPMTTADYNVDNPFAVAVGAAGGRKAGQTSYVLCHQPKSFDWHLRSGTPHPMKRIPDARFAEVLAVLNQIVQLA is encoded by the coding sequence ATGGTGAAAGCAGTCAAAGCCTGGGCGCCGAACCGCCAGGACGTCATCTGGATCGACTGCAATCCCCAGCGCGGGCAGGAGATGCGGGATGTTCATCCCTTTCTGGTGCTCTCGCCCAAAGCCTTCAACGAACGGACCTCGCTGGTCATCGGCCTGCCCATGACCACCGCCGACTATAACGTCGACAACCCCTTTGCCGTAGCGGTCGGTGCGGCCGGGGGGCGCAAGGCCGGGCAAACCAGTTACGTTCTCTGCCACCAGCCCAAATCCTTCGACTGGCATCTGCGCAGCGGCACACCACATCCGATGAAACGCATCCCCGATGCCCGCTTTGCCGAGGTGCTGGCAGTGCTCAACCAGATCGTGCAACTAGCTTGA
- a CDS encoding efflux RND transporter permease subunit, translating into MTDTRPAKEKVIKGHQNDIIGLFAHHKVAANLLMAMMILSGIFALDRLNVQFFPNFDLDLVTVRVVWTGASAEDIEDGITNPLEQRLRSVDELRKMTSTSTQGISAITIEFNEGVDPLLALDQVRRLVDDFRNLPQDAEKPEVALVTRYESVARLVLTGLERPDELRHLARRFESELLESGIDKVEIRGLPLEEISIQVDQAQLEELGLGLPQIGERVGAFSRDLPAGAIGRGEATRELRSLDKRRDALEFAQIPIKTEETLNLQLGDIAEIERVPRDATLRLSMNGSPAVEMILQRAETGNSLAAAKALDEWLAETRPLLPPGVELVVYDASWELIRDRIMLLVTNGAGGLVLVVAILFLFLSGRVAFWVAWGIPVSFMATLFILYLAGGSINMMSLFALIMALGIIVDDAIVVGEDAMAHHQMGEDPLLAAEGGVRRMLAPVVASSLTTIAAFLPLMLVGGVIGNILNVIPLVIVAVILASLLESMLVLPGHLRSAFVHSHRVKPDSLRARLDRGFEYFRDRLFRPLVTVAVHHRFATIASAVAALMIAVGLLAGGRLGFVFFPTPEGQIITANATFVAGTPRARVDALLEHLDETLRETERAFDQGKLVNLAIALHGAKGEGSGSSADQLGALQVELVAPDAREVRNEAFIRAWEERIALPAGLEGFTIASRRAGPPGRDLSVRIFGADAATLKAAALDISEVLKGISGVTAVEDDMAFGREQIIYSLTPAGQALGLTVTELGTQLRTAFEGQLVQIFQDGADEVEVRVKLPKAERERLGTLERINIRLPDGTSVPLTTVAQWRSQRGFEILRHAEGKLAVEVSADVDSDVNNAGAIIEGLVASTLPELEASYGISYSFEGRSADQRETLGDMRKGLVLGLILIYIILTWVFSSYGWPLVVMAAIPFGLTGALFGHWLIGIDVTILSLFGMFGLSGIVINDSIILVKFYQEQLEQGVASSEALIEAACQRLRAVLLTSLTTIAGLTPLLFEKSVQAQFLIPMATSIAFGLGFATLLILLVIPALLSIHDSAHGRLSRLFRANPAPA; encoded by the coding sequence GTGACCGATACCAGACCCGCCAAGGAGAAGGTGATCAAGGGGCATCAGAACGACATCATCGGTCTGTTTGCCCACCACAAGGTCGCGGCCAACCTCCTGATGGCGATGATGATCCTGAGCGGGATCTTTGCTCTGGATCGTCTGAACGTGCAGTTCTTCCCGAATTTCGACCTGGACTTGGTCACGGTGCGGGTGGTCTGGACGGGCGCGAGCGCCGAGGACATCGAGGACGGCATCACGAATCCCCTCGAGCAGCGTCTGCGCTCGGTCGATGAGCTGCGCAAGATGACGTCCACCTCCACGCAGGGTATCTCGGCGATCACGATCGAGTTCAACGAGGGGGTCGACCCCTTGCTGGCCCTGGACCAAGTGCGACGCCTCGTCGACGATTTCCGTAACCTCCCGCAGGACGCCGAGAAGCCCGAGGTGGCGCTGGTGACGCGCTACGAGTCCGTCGCCCGACTGGTCCTGACCGGTCTCGAACGTCCGGACGAGCTGCGACATCTTGCACGCCGCTTCGAGTCCGAGCTGCTCGAGAGCGGGATCGACAAGGTGGAGATCCGCGGGCTTCCGCTCGAAGAGATCAGCATTCAGGTCGATCAGGCGCAGCTCGAAGAGCTGGGTTTGGGGCTGCCGCAGATCGGCGAGCGGGTCGGTGCCTTCAGTCGTGATCTGCCGGCCGGGGCGATCGGTCGTGGCGAGGCGACGCGCGAGCTGCGCAGCCTGGATAAGCGCCGGGATGCGCTCGAGTTCGCACAGATTCCGATCAAGACCGAGGAGACGCTGAATCTGCAGCTCGGCGATATCGCCGAGATCGAGCGGGTGCCGCGCGATGCAACCCTGCGGCTTTCCATGAACGGCAGCCCCGCGGTCGAGATGATCCTGCAGCGCGCCGAGACGGGCAACTCGCTCGCGGCGGCCAAGGCACTCGACGAGTGGCTTGCCGAGACGCGTCCATTGCTCCCGCCCGGGGTCGAGCTGGTCGTCTACGACGCTTCCTGGGAGCTGATCCGAGACCGCATCATGCTGCTGGTGACCAACGGGGCCGGCGGTCTCGTCCTGGTCGTGGCGATCCTCTTTCTGTTCTTGAGCGGTCGGGTCGCTTTCTGGGTCGCCTGGGGCATCCCGGTGTCCTTCATGGCCACACTCTTCATCCTCTATCTGGCCGGCGGAAGCATCAACATGATGAGCCTCTTCGCGCTCATCATGGCGCTGGGCATCATCGTGGACGACGCCATCGTGGTCGGCGAGGATGCGATGGCCCACCATCAAATGGGCGAGGATCCGCTGCTCGCGGCCGAGGGCGGGGTCCGCCGGATGCTGGCGCCCGTGGTTGCCTCCTCGCTGACCACCATCGCCGCCTTCCTCCCGCTGATGTTGGTCGGCGGGGTCATCGGCAACATCCTGAATGTCATCCCGCTGGTCATCGTGGCCGTCATCCTCGCCTCGCTCCTCGAGAGCATGTTGGTCCTGCCCGGACACCTGCGCAGCGCCTTCGTGCACTCGCACAGGGTCAAGCCCGATTCGCTGCGCGCACGCCTGGATCGGGGCTTCGAGTACTTTCGCGACCGGCTATTTCGCCCCCTGGTGACGGTCGCCGTTCACCATCGATTTGCCACCATCGCCAGCGCGGTGGCGGCCTTGATGATCGCCGTCGGCCTCTTGGCCGGCGGGCGCCTGGGCTTCGTCTTCTTCCCGACGCCGGAAGGTCAGATCATTACGGCGAACGCGACCTTTGTCGCCGGCACACCGCGCGCACGGGTCGATGCGCTCCTGGAGCACCTCGACGAGACGCTTCGGGAGACCGAACGCGCCTTCGATCAAGGCAAGCTGGTCAACCTGGCGATCGCCCTGCACGGCGCGAAAGGCGAGGGCAGCGGCTCTTCGGCGGATCAGCTCGGCGCCCTGCAGGTGGAGCTGGTCGCACCGGATGCGCGCGAGGTGCGCAACGAGGCGTTCATCCGGGCCTGGGAGGAGCGCATCGCGCTGCCGGCCGGACTCGAGGGCTTCACCATCGCCTCGCGGCGCGCCGGGCCGCCCGGTCGAGACCTGAGCGTGCGGATCTTCGGTGCGGATGCAGCGACGCTCAAGGCAGCGGCTCTGGATATCTCCGAGGTTCTGAAAGGGATCTCGGGTGTGACGGCCGTCGAGGACGACATGGCCTTCGGGCGCGAGCAGATCATCTACTCGCTCACCCCCGCCGGACAGGCGCTCGGACTCACGGTCACCGAGCTGGGGACCCAACTGCGGACTGCCTTCGAGGGGCAATTGGTGCAGATCTTCCAGGACGGTGCGGACGAGGTCGAGGTCCGCGTGAAGCTCCCCAAGGCCGAGCGCGAACGTCTGGGAACCCTCGAGCGCATCAACATCCGCCTTCCCGACGGTACCTCGGTGCCGCTCACGACGGTCGCGCAATGGCGCTCGCAACGCGGCTTCGAGATCCTGCGTCATGCCGAGGGCAAGTTGGCGGTCGAGGTCTCGGCGGATGTCGACTCCGACGTCAACAATGCCGGGGCCATCATCGAAGGGCTGGTCGCCTCGACCCTGCCCGAGCTCGAGGCGAGCTACGGGATCAGCTACTCCTTCGAGGGCCGTTCCGCCGATCAACGCGAGACACTGGGCGACATGCGCAAGGGTTTGGTGCTCGGACTGATCCTGATCTACATCATCCTGACCTGGGTCTTTTCGTCCTATGGCTGGCCGTTGGTCGTCATGGCCGCGATCCCGTTCGGCTTGACCGGCGCACTCTTCGGACACTGGCTGATCGGCATCGATGTCACCATCCTCTCGCTGTTCGGGATGTTCGGCCTGTCCGGGATCGTGATCAACGACTCCATCATCCTGGTCAAGTTCTATCAGGAGCAGCTCGAACAGGGGGTTGCCAGCAGCGAGGCGTTGATCGAGGCCGCCTGCCAGCGCCTGCGCGCCGTGCTGCTGACATCCTTGACCACGATCGCCGGCCTGACGCCGCTCTTGTTCGAGAAATCCGTGCAGGCCCAGTTCCTGATCCCGATGGCGACCTCGATCGCCTTCGGACTCGGCTTTGCGACCCTGCTGATTCTGCTCGTCATCCCCGCATTGCTCTCGATCCACGACAGTGCGCATGGACGTCTGAGCCGGTTGTTCAGGGCGAATCCGGCACCGGCGTGA
- a CDS encoding PA4780 family RIO1-like protein kinase: MKIPKRLEPLVRDGLVDEVIRPLKSGKEAAVYVVHADGAVRCAKVYKEANQRGFHKQVLYSEGRKVRNSRQARAMAKGSRYGRQQQEDVWQNTEVDALYRLAAAGVRVPKPHLYVEGVLLMELVTDDEGNAAPRLNDLDLTGEQALLYHEILIKDVVRMLCSGLVHGDLSEFNILVDQYGPVIIDLPQAVDAAANNNAARMLERDVGNLAAYFGQFAPELLSTSYAKEIWYIYESGALTPEIKLTGHFKGANKEADIEGIMREINDAREEAVRRRQGREEA, translated from the coding sequence ATGAAGATTCCAAAGCGTCTCGAACCGCTGGTCCGCGACGGTCTTGTCGACGAGGTGATCCGGCCGCTCAAGAGCGGCAAGGAGGCCGCCGTCTATGTGGTGCATGCCGATGGCGCGGTGCGCTGTGCCAAGGTCTACAAAGAGGCCAATCAACGGGGTTTTCATAAGCAGGTCTTGTACAGCGAAGGCCGTAAGGTGCGAAACAGCCGACAAGCGCGCGCCATGGCGAAAGGCTCGCGCTACGGGCGGCAACAGCAGGAAGACGTTTGGCAGAACACCGAGGTCGATGCGTTGTACCGCTTGGCCGCTGCGGGTGTGCGTGTTCCCAAGCCGCACCTCTATGTCGAAGGCGTCCTCTTGATGGAGCTGGTCACCGACGACGAGGGCAATGCGGCGCCGAGGCTCAATGATCTGGATCTGACGGGCGAGCAAGCGCTCCTGTACCACGAGATCCTGATCAAAGACGTGGTGCGTATGCTCTGCAGCGGGCTCGTGCACGGCGATCTCTCGGAATTCAACATCCTGGTCGATCAGTATGGCCCCGTGATTATCGACCTCCCCCAAGCGGTGGATGCGGCGGCCAACAACAATGCCGCGCGAATGCTGGAGCGCGATGTCGGGAACCTGGCCGCCTACTTCGGTCAGTTCGCACCGGAGCTGCTCTCGACCAGCTATGCGAAAGAGATCTGGTACATCTACGAGAGCGGCGCCTTGACGCCCGAGATCAAATTGACCGGGCACTTCAAAGGCGCCAACAAGGAGGCCGACATCGAAGGCATCATGCGAGAAATCAACGATGCGCGCGAGGAGGCCGTCAGGCGTCGTCAGGGGCGCGAGGAGGCTTGA